The following proteins come from a genomic window of Gossypium raimondii isolate GPD5lz chromosome 5, ASM2569854v1, whole genome shotgun sequence:
- the LOC105769548 gene encoding plastocyanin yields the protein MATITSAAVAIPSFTGLKAGATAAKVSATAKVAASPVPRVSIKASLKDVGVAVAATAASAILASNAMAIEVLLGSDDGGLAFIPQEFSVSPGEKIVFKNNAGFPHNVVFDEDEIPSGVDVSKISMPEEELLNAKDETYAVTLTEKGTYSFYCSPHQGAGMVGKVTVN from the coding sequence ATGGCCACCATCACCTCTGCCGCTGTCGCTATCCCATCTTTCACCGGCCTTAAAGCCGGTGCAACCGCAGCTAAAGTTAGCGCCACAGCGAAGGTTGCAGCCTCTCCAGTCCCAAGGGTCAGCATCAAGGCCTCCCTCAAAGACGTCGGTGTTGCTGTTGCGGCAACTGCTGCAAGCGCAATCCTTGCCAGCAATGCCATGGCCATTGAAGTCTTGCTCGGCAGTGACGATGGGGGTCTGGCTTTCATTCCCCAAGAATTCAGCGTAAGCCCAGGGGAGAAGATTGTGTTCAAGAACAATGCCGGATTCCCACACAATGTTGTGTTCGATGAGGACGAAATCCCAAGCGGCGTCGACGTATCCAAAATCTCCATGCCTGAAGAAGAGCTACTCAATGCCAAAGACGAGACTTACGCTGTTACCTTGACTGAGAAAGGAACCTACAGTTTCTACTGTTCTCCTCACCAGGGTGCAGGTATGGTTGGAAAAGTCACAGTTAACTGA